The proteins below are encoded in one region of Candidatus Saccharimonadales bacterium:
- a CDS encoding transketolase, with product MKHTQSELQLIATSIRKDIIGMLLQAGSGHSAGPLGMSDIFTALYFEILNHRPDEPDWNERDILVLSNGHCAPVRYAAMARAGYFASSELKTLRQLGSNLQGHPERTRLPGLETTSGPLGSGLSQAAGMALALRMDGVQQRWVYCMMSDGEQNEGNVWEAAQFAAKYKLHNLTAITDRNNIQIDGPTEDVMPLEDLRSKWEAFGWHVLEIDGHNIPAIVDATQQAKAIVNKPVMILAHTIPGKGVDFMEYDYHWHGAPPNAGQAKAALHQLRTLSGQIRSEHE from the coding sequence ATGAAACACACACAGTCCGAACTCCAGCTAATCGCTACAAGCATCCGCAAAGATATTATCGGTATGTTGCTGCAGGCTGGGAGTGGTCACTCGGCCGGTCCACTCGGCATGAGCGATATCTTTACCGCTTTGTATTTCGAAATTTTAAACCATCGTCCGGATGAACCGGACTGGAATGAGCGCGATATCCTGGTGCTTTCTAACGGCCACTGTGCCCCGGTACGTTATGCGGCTATGGCACGGGCGGGCTACTTTGCGAGCAGCGAGCTTAAGACTTTGCGTCAGCTCGGTAGTAACTTACAGGGCCATCCGGAGCGAACTCGCCTGCCCGGTCTCGAGACAACTTCTGGTCCTCTCGGCAGCGGTTTAAGCCAGGCAGCCGGCATGGCGTTAGCGCTGCGGATGGATGGCGTGCAGCAACGTTGGGTTTACTGCATGATGAGTGACGGTGAGCAAAACGAAGGTAACGTCTGGGAAGCAGCTCAATTTGCTGCTAAATACAAACTACATAACTTAACGGCGATTACTGATCGTAATAATATTCAGATCGACGGCCCAACCGAGGACGTAATGCCCCTGGAAGATTTACGGAGTAAGTGGGAGGCCTTTGGTTGGCATGTGCTTGAGATCGACGGTCACAACATTCCGGCCATTGTCGACGCCACCCAACAGGCTAAGGCCATCGTAAATAAGCCGGTTATGATATTGGCTCATACGATTCCCGGTAAAGGGGTAGATTTTATGGAGTACGATTACCACTGGCACGGTGCCCCACCCAACGCCGGGCAGGCGAAGGCGGCATTGCACCAACTTCGTACCCTGAGCGGGCAGATTAGGAGTGAGCATGAGTGA
- a CDS encoding transketolase C-terminal domain-containing protein, with amino-acid sequence MSEMRLNPELYNKTVEQEPSRNGFGRGLVEAGRRDKQVVALCADLTESTRMQAFAEEFPDRFIQVGVAEQNLVTVASGMAHLDKIPFTSSYAAFSPGRNWEQIRTTICLNERNVKIIGSHAGISVGPDGATHQMLEDIALMRVLPNMQVIVPCDSLQAEAATIEMAAEIGPMYLRLSRAKSPIVTTKDSPFEIGKSYVYREGSDVTIIACGTMVHAALKAAAALARAKISAEVINCSTIKPLDSETILASVKKTGRVVTVEEAQAVAGLGGAVAELLGEHLPVPLLRIGMDDRFGESGAPDELLREFKLDTPGITLQVKEFIKTRPAQAKTQSKAAPSKAKTKKRSKS; translated from the coding sequence ATGAGTGAGATGAGATTGAATCCCGAACTGTATAATAAGACGGTCGAACAAGAGCCGTCTCGAAATGGCTTCGGACGCGGGTTGGTTGAGGCTGGCCGGCGGGATAAGCAAGTGGTGGCGCTCTGCGCTGACCTCACCGAGTCGACCCGAATGCAGGCTTTCGCCGAAGAGTTTCCCGACCGTTTTATTCAAGTCGGTGTGGCCGAGCAGAACTTAGTTACGGTAGCCAGTGGCATGGCTCATTTAGATAAGATCCCCTTCACTAGTAGCTATGCCGCCTTTAGTCCAGGCCGAAACTGGGAACAGATCAGAACTACTATTTGTCTGAACGAGCGCAACGTCAAGATTATCGGTTCGCATGCCGGCATTTCGGTTGGTCCAGACGGGGCGACCCATCAAATGTTAGAAGACATTGCCCTTATGCGGGTGCTACCCAACATGCAGGTAATCGTGCCCTGTGATAGTTTGCAGGCGGAAGCAGCTACTATTGAGATGGCGGCTGAGATTGGGCCGATGTATCTGCGTTTGTCACGGGCTAAGAGTCCGATTGTAACTACTAAGGATTCACCGTTCGAGATTGGAAAGTCTTATGTCTACCGTGAGGGCAGTGACGTTACTATAATCGCCTGTGGTACTATGGTGCACGCCGCCCTTAAGGCCGCCGCCGCACTTGCTCGGGCTAAGATCAGTGCCGAGGTTATTAACTGCTCTACCATTAAACCGCTCGATAGTGAGACGATCCTAGCTAGCGTTAAGAAAACCGGTCGAGTCGTTACTGTCGAAGAGGCTCAAGCGGTTGCCGGACTCGGTGGGGCAGTGGCCGAACTGTTAGGCGAACACTTGCCTGTGCCGCTACTTAGGATCGGTATGGATGATCGCTTCGGTGAGTCGGGAGCACCAGACGAACTGCTACGAGAGTTTAAGCTCGATACCCCCGGTATCACGCTGCAGGTAAAAGAGTTTATTAAGACTCGTCCGGCCCAGGCTAAGACTCAGTCCAAGGCAGCCCCTAGCAAAGCTAAGACTAAAAAGAGGAGTAAATCATGA
- a CDS encoding class II fructose-bisphosphate aldolase, translating to MSNIHAARAAYQRARNEGYAIGAFNIDNQETLIAVARAAQAKKAPVMVEVSAGEVKAMGLKNIRAMVDNYRDEYGIELYINLDHSPSVAEAKAGIDAGFEFIHIDISQANHEASDAEIIAATREVVEHAKTTGALVESEPHYFGGSSNVHDTEIDYEEIKQTFSTPESTVEFIQATGIDTFAVAIGNLHGKYPVPKQLDIELLQRINAQLPEDTYLSLHGGSGTPEHFYQAAVSNGISKVNINSDMRYAFRKTLEAVLNDNPDQYAVVKLMPEVIAAVQAVVEEKIEMFGASGKAVLN from the coding sequence ATGAGTAATATTCACGCCGCCCGAGCGGCTTACCAACGCGCTCGCAACGAGGGCTACGCAATCGGAGCTTTTAATATCGACAATCAGGAGACGTTGATTGCCGTAGCCCGGGCAGCTCAGGCTAAGAAAGCTCCAGTTATGGTGGAGGTCTCAGCTGGAGAGGTGAAGGCGATGGGACTGAAGAATATCCGTGCTATGGTCGACAACTACCGTGATGAGTATGGTATCGAGCTTTACATTAACCTCGATCATTCGCCATCGGTAGCCGAGGCTAAGGCCGGTATCGACGCCGGGTTTGAATTTATCCACATCGATATCTCCCAAGCTAACCATGAGGCTAGTGATGCAGAAATCATTGCCGCCACCCGAGAAGTGGTTGAGCATGCTAAGACTACCGGAGCTCTGGTAGAGAGTGAACCACACTACTTTGGTGGAAGTTCTAATGTGCACGATACCGAGATCGATTACGAAGAGATTAAACAGACTTTTTCTACTCCCGAGTCTACGGTCGAGTTTATCCAAGCCACCGGTATCGACACCTTTGCTGTAGCGATCGGTAACTTACACGGTAAGTATCCGGTACCAAAACAGCTCGATATTGAGTTGTTGCAACGAATTAATGCTCAGCTACCAGAAGATACTTACCTCAGTCTGCACGGTGGCTCTGGCACACCGGAGCATTTTTATCAGGCGGCAGTTAGTAACGGCATCAGTAAGGTTAACATCAATTCCGATATGCGTTACGCCTTCCGGAAAACCTTAGAAGCAGTCTTGAACGATAATCCGGATCAGTATGCTGTGGTCAAGCTAATGCCAGAGGTGATAGCCGCCGTCCAGGCAGTAGTGGAGGAGAAGATCGAGATGTTCGGTGCTAGTGGTAAGGCCGTTTTAAACTAG
- a CDS encoding carbohydrate kinase family protein, producing MQLAKTVKITTIGAAVQDVFLMGEVLRARRDVRTHDFVEQFPLGAKLELDKVIFDTGGGATNAAVTFARHGFETQFLGKIGDDPAGAHILQDLQREGVKTGRIKCDLDGTTGYSTLLLAPRGERTVLVYRGVSQELSADDFDNFARLKTDWLYVSSLSGNFPLLEAIVAFAQKSDVKLAINPGSAELKQAARLKKLLPNFAVVSLNKEEAGELSEAKTSAQRAADIARLADIAVVTDGAKGSAASDGTSIYQAGLYEDTPVLDRTGAGDAFTSGFVASIARGTDIPTALTFASANSTSVVGQIGAKAGILTATAKYKKMEIRETKINTQKAPDA from the coding sequence ATGCAGCTAGCAAAAACCGTGAAAATCACTACGATCGGAGCCGCCGTCCAGGATGTATTCCTTATGGGTGAGGTGTTACGCGCCCGGCGGGACGTCAGGACCCATGATTTTGTCGAACAGTTTCCCTTGGGGGCCAAGCTAGAACTGGATAAGGTCATCTTTGACACCGGGGGTGGGGCCACAAATGCAGCCGTCACATTCGCCCGACATGGTTTTGAGACTCAATTTTTAGGTAAGATTGGCGATGACCCGGCTGGAGCGCACATTCTTCAGGACTTGCAGCGGGAGGGGGTGAAGACCGGTCGGATAAAGTGTGACTTAGATGGCACGACCGGCTACTCGACGTTACTATTGGCCCCGCGCGGAGAACGGACAGTGTTGGTTTACCGCGGTGTATCACAAGAGCTCAGTGCGGATGATTTCGATAACTTCGCTCGACTGAAGACCGATTGGCTATACGTCTCATCACTGAGCGGTAACTTCCCACTACTAGAGGCAATCGTGGCCTTTGCACAGAAGAGTGATGTCAAGCTAGCTATTAACCCAGGTTCAGCCGAATTAAAGCAGGCTGCGCGGCTGAAGAAGCTACTACCGAACTTCGCCGTAGTGAGTCTGAACAAGGAAGAGGCCGGTGAGTTGAGTGAGGCAAAGACGAGCGCACAACGGGCAGCAGATATCGCTCGTCTTGCCGACATAGCAGTGGTGACCGACGGAGCTAAGGGCTCGGCTGCTAGTGACGGGACGTCGATCTATCAAGCCGGACTGTACGAGGACACTCCAGTGTTAGATCGGACCGGAGCGGGGGACGCCTTTACCTCCGGTTTTGTGGCTAGCATCGCTCGTGGTACTGACATTCCGACCGCCCTCACCTTTGCCAGTGCTAACTCTACCTCTGTCGTCGGGCAGATCGGAGCGAAAGCTGGAATTCTGACGGCTACGGCCAAGTACAAGAAGATGGAGATTAGAGAAACCAAGATTAATACTCAGAAGGCCCCCGATGCTTAG
- the uvrB gene encoding excinuclease ABC subunit UvrB gives MQKFKLASDYQPTGDQPAAIEQLNTGVSRGDTEQTLLGVTGSGKTFTMANIIAEQQRPTLVLSHNKTLAAQLYGEFKRFFPDNAVHYFISYFDYYQPEAYIPQSDTYVEKDSQINEEIDRLRHASTKALLERKDVIIIASVSCIYGLGAVDDYASLAIKLKRGELRKRDKFLRHLTDIQYERNDIDFKRGTFRAKGDIVDVFPIGDESAFRFEFFGDEIENIRRIDPLTGELGQSLDTVTIFPGSHFVTPEKKLKAAMGKIRTELSERLQQLQADGKLLEAQRLEQRTNYDLEMMEETGFVKGIENYSRYLTNREPGEQPATLMDYFPDDYLMFIDESHMTVPQVRGMYNGDRARKETLVEHGFRLPSALDNRPLTFTEFERHMNQTIYVSATPAEFELSRSQQVVEQIIRPTGLIDPAISIRPTTGQIDDLIAEVRDTVTQGHRVLITTLTKRMAEDLTEYLAELDIKVQYLHSEVDTFERSDILRDLRLGTYDVLVGINLLREGLDLPEVGLVAILDADKEGFLRSAQALIQTVGRAARHVEGRVVMYADRVTDSMQRAIDETDRRREIQVAHNKQHGITPQGIKRAIEARMHEEEAESATPKVDVKKIPKGEHAHVIRDLSAQMKLAAANLQFEEAAELRDLIEQIKTAQ, from the coding sequence ATGCAGAAATTTAAGCTAGCTTCGGACTATCAACCGACCGGGGATCAACCGGCGGCTATAGAACAGCTCAACACCGGCGTATCCCGCGGTGATACTGAGCAGACCCTGCTTGGTGTAACCGGTAGCGGTAAGACCTTTACCATGGCCAACATCATTGCCGAGCAGCAACGTCCGACGTTGGTATTGAGTCACAACAAAACCTTAGCCGCCCAACTGTACGGTGAGTTTAAGCGCTTCTTCCCTGATAATGCGGTGCACTATTTCATCAGTTACTTCGACTACTACCAGCCAGAGGCCTATATACCGCAGTCCGACACTTATGTCGAGAAAGATTCACAGATCAATGAGGAGATCGATCGACTGCGCCATGCTTCGACCAAGGCCTTGCTAGAGCGCAAGGATGTCATCATCATCGCTAGTGTCAGTTGTATCTACGGACTGGGGGCGGTCGATGATTACGCTTCACTAGCGATAAAACTGAAGCGGGGTGAGCTGCGCAAACGAGATAAGTTCTTACGTCATTTGACCGACATCCAGTATGAGCGAAACGATATCGATTTCAAACGTGGCACCTTCCGCGCTAAAGGTGATATCGTCGATGTTTTTCCGATTGGTGACGAATCGGCCTTTCGGTTCGAGTTCTTCGGGGACGAGATCGAGAACATTCGCCGCATCGACCCCTTAACTGGGGAGCTGGGCCAGAGTCTGGATACGGTGACGATCTTTCCGGGAAGTCACTTTGTCACACCGGAAAAGAAACTGAAAGCGGCGATGGGTAAGATCCGGACTGAGCTAAGTGAGCGCTTGCAACAACTGCAGGCCGACGGTAAGTTGCTCGAGGCCCAGCGGTTGGAACAGCGAACTAATTATGATCTAGAGATGATGGAAGAGACCGGTTTCGTTAAAGGAATCGAGAACTACTCTCGCTATTTAACTAATCGTGAGCCAGGTGAACAGCCAGCTACACTCATGGACTATTTTCCGGACGATTATTTAATGTTTATCGATGAGTCGCACATGACAGTGCCCCAAGTGAGGGGTATGTATAATGGCGATCGGGCCCGGAAGGAGACGCTAGTTGAACACGGTTTTCGTCTGCCCAGTGCACTGGATAATCGACCGCTGACCTTTACGGAATTCGAACGCCACATGAACCAGACTATCTATGTTTCCGCTACGCCGGCCGAATTTGAACTGTCGCGCTCACAGCAGGTAGTGGAGCAGATCATTCGCCCTACCGGACTGATCGATCCAGCCATCTCGATTCGACCTACGACGGGTCAGATCGATGATTTGATTGCCGAGGTGAGAGATACGGTGACTCAAGGACATCGGGTGCTGATTACGACCCTGACTAAACGTATGGCGGAAGATTTAACCGAGTACCTGGCCGAGCTGGATATAAAGGTGCAGTATCTGCACTCCGAAGTCGATACGTTTGAGCGTAGTGATATCTTGCGCGATCTGCGGCTCGGCACTTACGACGTCTTAGTTGGCATTAATCTGTTACGTGAGGGACTCGATCTACCGGAAGTCGGTCTGGTAGCTATCCTTGATGCCGATAAAGAAGGGTTTCTGCGTAGCGCTCAGGCACTGATTCAGACTGTCGGTCGCGCAGCTCGTCACGTCGAAGGTCGGGTAGTTATGTATGCCGATAGGGTGACCGATTCGATGCAGCGTGCTATCGATGAGACCGACCGGCGGCGTGAGATCCAAGTAGCACATAATAAGCAGCATGGTATTACGCCCCAGGGTATCAAACGGGCGATCGAAGCTCGCATGCATGAAGAGGAGGCGGAGAGTGCGACCCCGAAAGTCGATGTTAAGAAGATTCCTAAGGGCGAGCATGCCCATGTGATCCGGGATCTTTCGGCTCAGATGAAGCTAGCCGCCGCTAACCTACAGTTTGAGGAAGCGGCCGAACTGCGAGACCTGATAGAGCAGATTAAAACCGCTCAGTAA
- the gatC gene encoding Asp-tRNA(Asn)/Glu-tRNA(Gln) amidotransferase subunit GatC, with protein MSQINPEAILKLGLLARLGIDDELAAELAPQLKEILDYVAQLDSVDTTDTPTTNQVTGLSDIWRVDEVQPSLLTREQLLQNAPQTQDGYIKVKRVIQ; from the coding sequence ATGTCACAAATCAACCCCGAAGCTATTTTGAAACTTGGCCTGCTGGCGCGTCTCGGCATAGATGATGAGTTAGCTGCCGAGCTAGCCCCCCAGCTAAAGGAGATACTCGACTACGTAGCCCAGCTTGATTCTGTCGACACCACTGACACCCCCACTACCAATCAAGTCACCGGTCTTAGTGATATCTGGCGGGTAGACGAGGTGCAGCCGTCTTTACTGACTCGGGAACAGTTGTTACAAAATGCCCCCCAAACGCAGGACGGTTATATCAAGGTAAAGCGGGTGATACAGTGA
- the gatA gene encoding Asp-tRNA(Asn)/Glu-tRNA(Gln) amidotransferase subunit GatA, translated as MSWPTLSELVAELKAGQRSVEAVVSESLKRAEAAVDFHALLELNPAALERAKSLDADLAAGVVPGPLFGVPCIVKDNFLTSDTKTTAASKILETFQAPYQATAVERLEAAGAIVIAKANLDEFAQGSSTENSAFGPSKNPHDKSRVPGGSSGGSAAVVALGIVPFALGTDTGGSIRQPASFCGVVGYKPTYGLVSRYGVVAMASSCDVVGPITNSVSDAAYVLDVLAGPDPRDSTTIEREVDYTVTRPADLRGLRVGVIAEHLSETVEPGVKQELGKAVDKLKANGAVVSDIKLPLDKLALAVYYIIVPAEISSNLARYDGVKYGLSVDSANDLLETYLQTRGAGFGAEPLRRILTGTYVLSSGYQEAYYQQAQKVRTLIREDYARIFSDYDVILGPTVATTAFELGAKQDPLSMYLSDSMTIATNLAGIPAISLPAGESDGLPVGLQLQAAQRQDKRLLEVAAALEDIL; from the coding sequence GTGAGCTGGCCAACTTTAAGTGAACTGGTAGCTGAGCTTAAAGCCGGCCAACGAAGTGTGGAGGCTGTAGTGAGCGAGAGCTTAAAGCGAGCCGAGGCAGCTGTTGATTTCCACGCCTTACTGGAGCTTAATCCCGCTGCGCTGGAGCGAGCGAAGAGTCTTGATGCGGATTTGGCCGCCGGGGTTGTGCCGGGACCACTGTTCGGTGTGCCCTGCATTGTTAAAGACAACTTCTTAACTTCTGATACTAAGACGACGGCGGCCAGTAAGATACTAGAAACTTTTCAGGCGCCATATCAGGCTACCGCGGTCGAGCGATTAGAAGCAGCCGGAGCTATCGTTATCGCGAAGGCAAACTTGGATGAGTTTGCCCAGGGCTCTTCGACCGAGAATAGCGCCTTCGGTCCGTCGAAAAATCCCCACGATAAGAGTCGAGTGCCGGGTGGCTCTTCTGGCGGTTCAGCTGCAGTAGTAGCTCTCGGTATTGTGCCTTTCGCGCTAGGCACCGATACTGGTGGTTCGATTCGACAGCCGGCCAGCTTTTGCGGAGTGGTCGGTTACAAGCCGACCTATGGACTAGTGTCACGTTATGGCGTGGTAGCGATGGCTTCCTCCTGTGACGTGGTAGGTCCTATCACTAATTCGGTGAGTGATGCAGCCTATGTGCTAGACGTTCTGGCTGGCCCTGATCCGCGAGATTCTACCACTATTGAGCGCGAGGTCGATTACACTGTGACGCGACCGGCCGATTTGCGAGGATTAAGGGTCGGTGTCATCGCCGAGCATTTATCTGAAACGGTCGAGCCCGGGGTCAAGCAAGAGTTAGGCAAAGCCGTTGATAAGCTAAAGGCTAACGGTGCAGTAGTGAGCGATATCAAACTACCGTTGGACAAGCTGGCGTTAGCGGTCTATTACATTATCGTGCCGGCCGAGATTAGTTCTAACTTAGCCCGTTATGATGGGGTGAAGTACGGCCTATCGGTCGATAGTGCTAACGATCTGCTTGAGACTTACCTACAGACGCGTGGGGCTGGTTTCGGGGCTGAGCCTTTGCGCCGAATTCTGACCGGGACTTACGTTCTCTCCAGCGGTTATCAGGAAGCTTACTACCAGCAGGCGCAGAAGGTACGAACATTAATCCGTGAAGATTACGCGCGCATATTCTCCGATTATGATGTTATTCTCGGTCCGACGGTGGCGACTACGGCGTTTGAGTTGGGGGCTAAACAGGATCCGTTGAGTATGTATCTAAGTGACAGTATGACGATTGCTACTAACTTAGCCGGAATTCCGGCGATTAGCTTACCGGCTGGTGAATCGGACGGTTTACCAGTTGGTCTGCAGTTGCAGGCGGCCCAGCGTCAGGATAAGCGGTTACTTGAAGTTGCGGCGGCGCTGGAGGACATCTTATGA
- the gatB gene encoding Asp-tRNA(Asn)/Glu-tRNA(Gln) amidotransferase subunit GatB, translating to MARHDWQVDIGIECHVQLKTASKLFCGCSNDARLAEPNTLVCPVCLGLPGTLPVLNRRAVELAIIAGQALNAEIATETKFDRKNYFYPDLPKGYQITQFDQPIIGRGEIEVSDSDRSSFTVGLTRAHLEEDAGKLAHPEGADYSLVDLNRAGTPLLEIVSEPDIHSPAQAKAYAQELYLRMLYAGVSDVDLYHGNMRFDVNVSVRKTGTTTLGTRSETKNLNSFRSIERACEYEIKRQTELLEQGGSVVQETRGFDETSGTTISQRSKEEAMDYRYFPEPDLPPLVITPVMKQEIIDTAPPLLGTIRQQLAKLGVSASVVNGLLNYPTLVTKLFVERDEAQAASEHLARIANWLANVVIAELGEQPGEFIAEPTNYFMYPGELTKLSEMVESGQISSTGARRLLADYYTDFKDLTQKAEELGLLQVSDSAELEKIVDAVIADNPQAAADVESGEEKAIGFLVGQIMQASRGQANPQKVQQIIRERLGRA from the coding sequence ATGGCTCGGCATGACTGGCAGGTAGATATCGGTATCGAGTGTCACGTGCAGCTGAAAACAGCCAGTAAGCTGTTCTGTGGCTGCAGTAATGATGCTCGTCTGGCCGAGCCCAACACCTTAGTCTGTCCGGTCTGCCTCGGACTGCCTGGTACCTTGCCAGTCCTGAACCGACGCGCGGTTGAATTGGCGATTATTGCCGGTCAGGCACTGAATGCTGAGATCGCTACGGAGACTAAGTTTGATCGTAAAAACTATTTTTATCCCGATTTGCCGAAAGGTTATCAGATTACTCAGTTTGATCAGCCAATTATCGGTAGGGGTGAAATCGAGGTTAGTGATAGTGATCGTAGTTCCTTCACGGTCGGTCTGACTCGAGCTCACCTCGAAGAAGATGCCGGTAAACTAGCCCATCCCGAGGGAGCAGATTATTCATTGGTTGATCTTAATCGTGCCGGTACCCCACTACTGGAGATAGTCTCTGAGCCGGATATACATAGCCCAGCTCAAGCCAAGGCCTATGCTCAGGAGCTATACTTACGCATGCTTTACGCCGGTGTCAGCGATGTCGATCTCTACCATGGCAACATGCGTTTTGATGTTAACGTTAGCGTGCGTAAGACCGGCACCACCACCTTGGGTACTCGGAGCGAAACGAAAAATCTAAACTCTTTCCGTAGTATCGAGCGAGCCTGTGAATATGAGATCAAGCGACAGACTGAACTGCTAGAACAGGGCGGGTCGGTAGTACAAGAGACGCGCGGTTTTGATGAGACGAGCGGTACTACTATCTCGCAGCGGAGTAAGGAAGAGGCGATGGATTACCGCTACTTTCCGGAGCCAGATTTGCCGCCACTAGTAATCACCCCGGTGATGAAGCAGGAGATCATCGATACCGCCCCCCCACTCCTTGGTACGATTCGTCAACAATTAGCCAAACTAGGTGTATCGGCTAGTGTAGTTAACGGTCTCCTAAACTATCCGACATTGGTAACTAAACTGTTTGTTGAGCGGGATGAGGCGCAGGCAGCTAGTGAGCATCTAGCGCGGATCGCCAACTGGTTAGCTAATGTAGTAATCGCTGAATTAGGCGAGCAACCCGGCGAGTTTATCGCGGAGCCGACTAACTATTTCATGTATCCGGGTGAGTTGACTAAACTTTCCGAGATGGTGGAGTCAGGCCAGATCAGCTCTACTGGGGCTAGGCGCCTATTAGCTGACTACTATACCGATTTTAAAGATCTAACGCAGAAAGCTGAGGAGCTAGGTCTGCTTCAGGTGTCGGATTCAGCCGAACTGGAGAAGATAGTCGATGCGGTTATAGCCGACAATCCCCAAGCTGCCGCGGATGTAGAATCGGGTGAGGAGAAGGCGATCGGGTTTCTGGTTGGACAGATTATGCAAGCTAGCCGCGGTCAGGCTAATCCACAGAAAGTACAGCAGATTATCCGAGAGCGGCTCGGCCGTGCGTAG